In Anopheles gambiae chromosome 2, idAnoGambNW_F1_1, whole genome shotgun sequence, a single window of DNA contains:
- the LOC1269641 gene encoding conserved oligomeric Golgi complex subunit 6, with protein sequence MQPVDEKEDYIQQRLNKVLESRIETDRETLDALSDLSTFFKENTLQSRRNLRSQIEKRSLEINQNFLSAFKEVKEALDGICDDINSMSQSVDSMKSQLRNTEAQTKDLIQQANTLQEENAKLQIQQKIASGFLSRFQLSVAEHQMLYGAKRDAPITAEFFQVLDRVQRIHTDCRTLMQSGYQTVALDIMEEMTLHQEAALERLYRWTQSHCRNVESNEMGVLIVEAMARLQERPVLFKYVIDEYSTARRSVVVRSFIDALTIGGPGGNPRPIEMLAHDPKRYIGDMFAYIHQILPPEKENLQMLVRNCDKEDISEQIQSAMINLSDGVCHPLRVRVETILNAEKDTIILYSIFNLIKFYQNMINGIVKGGQLEQCMADMQLFSETTYLNSLTFQVKQLLQGPNENRLGLEPPQTDLVPSPSVGRLLNLLKEILSVASMVAGSQTDIVKIVGCVIDPLLQSVQESASHLPTTDMAVYLLNSLYQIESVISIYEYMEERLERLRAQSDAQIDTLTSEQASSLVANLNLGPIYTVLQGNASQIDQRHLQTFVVKLEQFLQTPEILLVPQVNLLLSSGHRATVQKRSFNVIIAIYRQIYERINDPKNGYTNPETILSKTPEQVAELLCG encoded by the exons TCGTAACTTGAGATCgcaaatcgagaaaagaagtCTGGAAATCAATCAG aACTTTTTAAGCGCCTTCAAGGAAGTGAAGGAAGCGCTGGACGGTATCTGCGATGACATCAACTCGATGAGCCAATCGGTCGACAGCATGAAGTCGCAGCTGCGTAACACCGAAGCCCAAACGAAGGACCTCATCCAGCAGGCAAACACCTTGCAGGAAGAAAATGCCAAGCTGCAGATCCAGCAAAAGATTGCGAGTGGGTTTCTGTCCCGGTTTCAGCTGTCCGTCGCCGAACACCAAATGCTGTACGGAGCGAAGCGGGATGCACCGATTACGGCCGAGTTTTTTCAGGTGCTGGATCGAGTTCAGCGCATTCATACCGACTGTCGGACATTGATGCAGAGTGGCTATCAAACGGTAGCGCTGGATATAATGGAGGAGATGACGTTGCACCAGGAAGCGGCACTGGAACGATTGTACCGATGGACACAGTCGCACTGCCGCAATGTGGAGTCCAACGAAATGGGTGTACTGATCGTGGAAGCGATGGCAAGATTGCAGGAGCGACCAGTGCTGTTCAAATATGTCATTGATGAGTACTCCACCGCGCGTCGTTCGGTGGTTGTGCGAAGTTTCATCGATGCCCTCACCATAGGTGGCCCGGGAGGAAATCCACGCCCGATAGAGATGCTTGCGCACGATCCAAAGCGCTACATTGGCGATATGTTTGCGTACATCCATCAAATATTGCCTccggaaaaggaaaacctgCAAATGCTGGTGCGCAACTGTGACAAGGAGGACATTTCCGAGCAGATTCAATCGGCCATGATAAACCTGTCCGACGGGGTGTGCCATCCGCTGCGTGTGCGCGTGGAGACGATCCTGAACGCGGAGAAGGACACCATCATTCTGTACTCCATCTTCAATCTGATCAAGTTCTACCAGAACATGATAAATGGCATCGTGAAAGGCGGCCAGCTGGAGCAGTGCATGGCCGATATGCAGCTGTTCTCCGAAACGACGTACCTCAACAGTCTTACATTCCAGGTGAAGCAGCTGCTTCAAGGTCCGAACGAAAATCGCTTGGGACTGGAGCCCCCGCAGACGGATCTGGTCCCATCGCCTAGCGTCGGCCGGCTGTTGAATCTGCTGAAGGAGATCCTTTCCGTTGCCAGCATGGTTGCCGGCAGTCAGACGGACATTGTGAAGATTGTCGGCTGTGTCATTGATCCGCTGCTGCAGTCGGTACAAGAGTCGGCCTCCCATCTGCCCACGACGGACATGGCTGTGTATCTGCTGAACTCGCTGTATCAGATAGAAAGTGTCATTTCCATCTACGAGTACATGGAGGAGCGGCTGGAACGGCTGCGTGCTCAGTCGGACGCTCAGATCGATACGCTAACCTCGGAGCAGGCCTCCTCGTTGGTGGCGAATCTAAATCTGGGCCCCATTTACACCGTGCTCCAGGGGAATGCTTCACAGATCGATCAAAGACATCTGCAGACCTTTGTT GTTAAATTGGAACAATTTCTCCAAACTCCTGAAATACTGTTAGTCCCGCAGGTGAATCTACTGCTCAGCAGCGGACATCGGGCAACGGTGCAGAAGCGATCGTTCAACGTAATCATTGCAATCTATCGTCAAATTTACGAGCGCATCAACGATCCCAAAAATGGGTACACCAATCCGGAAACCATTCTTTCGAAAACGCCGGAACAAGTAGCAGAGCTTCTTTGCGGGTAA